Proteins encoded by one window of Pseudomonas tructae:
- a CDS encoding YncE family protein, translating into MNKKNRPLYLGLLAGLTLIGLGVSYESLWCDPRSELADSDPQALHTLSRDGVTVEFEARPLGAGGVLSEGSFASVRFKITDQNSGQPLSGVSPGAWLDPALTGEAAKDRNTSCKARVALFLKSSIGARPLLDLNSYFLLVLNKDASLTVIDPSVSVGGVTSTLARIELPGTPMDWVASKDDKQVYVSIPERGEVALIDTETFQRVANLPAGNQPLRLAMQPDQRLLWVGNNASDPALSGVTVIDVPSRKTLKFFATGAGHHEIAFSADSRYAFVSNRDSGTLSVIDASEMRLVKTLKVGSHPLSVAYSQLSQAVYVADGRDGSISVIDARSHSRRHLIEGKQGLGPMRFSNDGRFGIVLNTLENQAMVIDASSDRLIHSLPVAAEPYQLTFTQAYAYIRGLASPKVSMINLSSLGEGRQPIVQGFEAGPAAPRQAGDLPLAQGLTVARDENSVFVVNPVDNTTYFYAEGMNAPMSGYANRGHSARAALVIDRSLREVAPGVYSSTVKLPAAGTFDVAFLLNQPQIIHCFSTEVAASSSAPHRQAPQIEFLIDRSALVQGQPYVARFRISEGNGTPRTGIKDLSLRYFLAPTSRARTGVVREVGEGIYEASLEPLEAGAWYLHVQAPSLGKRFAENNYTSLRVLPAAAQQASDAGSRSVQ; encoded by the coding sequence ATGAACAAGAAGAATCGACCGCTGTACCTGGGCCTGCTGGCGGGCCTGACTCTGATCGGCCTGGGGGTGAGTTATGAAAGCCTGTGGTGCGACCCGCGCAGCGAGCTGGCCGACAGCGACCCGCAGGCCTTGCACACCCTCAGCCGCGACGGTGTCACTGTCGAGTTCGAGGCGCGGCCATTGGGGGCGGGCGGGGTACTGAGCGAAGGCAGCTTTGCCAGCGTACGCTTCAAGATCACCGATCAGAACAGCGGCCAGCCGTTGTCCGGGGTGTCTCCTGGCGCCTGGCTCGACCCTGCGCTGACCGGCGAGGCGGCCAAGGACCGCAACACCAGCTGCAAGGCGCGGGTGGCGTTGTTTCTCAAGAGCAGCATTGGCGCACGGCCGCTATTGGACCTCAACAGCTACTTCCTGTTGGTGCTCAACAAGGACGCCAGCCTCACCGTGATCGACCCGTCGGTGTCGGTGGGCGGCGTCACCAGCACCCTGGCCCGCATCGAACTGCCGGGCACGCCGATGGATTGGGTGGCGAGCAAGGACGATAAGCAAGTCTATGTGTCGATACCAGAGCGCGGTGAAGTGGCGCTGATCGACACCGAGACCTTCCAGCGCGTCGCCAACCTGCCTGCCGGCAACCAGCCGCTGCGCCTGGCGATGCAGCCCGACCAGCGCCTGCTGTGGGTTGGCAACAACGCCAGCGACCCGGCGCTGAGCGGGGTGACGGTGATCGACGTGCCCAGCCGCAAGACCCTGAAGTTTTTCGCCACCGGTGCCGGCCACCATGAGATCGCTTTCAGCGCCGATTCGCGCTACGCCTTTGTCAGCAACCGCGACAGCGGCACCCTGAGCGTGATCGATGCCAGCGAGATGCGCCTGGTCAAGACCCTCAAGGTCGGCTCGCACCCCTTGTCGGTGGCCTATTCACAGCTGTCCCAGGCGGTCTACGTGGCCGACGGGCGTGACGGCAGCATCAGCGTCATCGATGCCCGCAGTCACAGCCGCCGCCATCTGATCGAAGGCAAGCAGGGCCTGGGGCCGATGCGCTTCAGCAATGACGGGCGCTTCGGCATCGTCCTCAATACCCTGGAGAACCAGGCAATGGTCATCGACGCCAGCAGCGACCGGCTGATTCACAGCCTGCCGGTGGCCGCCGAACCCTACCAACTGACCTTCACCCAGGCCTATGCCTACATTCGCGGGCTGGCATCGCCCAAGGTCAGCATGATCAACCTGAGCAGCCTGGGCGAAGGTCGCCAGCCCATCGTCCAGGGTTTCGAGGCCGGGCCTGCAGCGCCGCGCCAGGCCGGCGACCTGCCGCTGGCCCAGGGCCTGACCGTGGCCCGTGACGAGAACTCGGTGTTCGTGGTCAACCCGGTGGACAACACCACCTACTTCTACGCCGAAGGCATGAACGCGCCGATGTCCGGCTACGCCAACCGCGGCCACAGTGCCCGTGCTGCGCTGGTGATCGACCGCAGCCTGCGCGAGGTGGCGCCGGGGGTCTACAGTTCGACCGTCAAGCTGCCGGCTGCGGGCACCTTCGATGTCGCCTTCCTGCTCAACCAGCCGCAGATCATCCATTGCTTCAGCACCGAGGTGGCAGCGTCCAGCAGCGCGCCCCACCGGCAGGCGCCGCAAATCGAGTTCCTTATCGACCGCTCGGCGCTGGTCCAGGGCCAGCCTTATGTCGCGCGCTTTCGCATCAGCGAGGGCAACGGCACGCCGCGCACCGGGATCAAGGACCTGAGCCTGCGCTACTTTCTTGCGCCCACCTCGCGGGCCCGCACCGGCGTGGTCAGGGAAGTCGGCGAGGGCATCTACGAGGCGTCGCTGGAGCCGCTGGAAGCGGGCGCCTGGTACCTGCACGTGCAGGCGCCGTCGCTGGGCAAGCGCTTTGCCGAAAACAACTACACCAGCTTGCGGGTTCTGCCTGCGGCCGCCCAACAAGCATCCGACGCCGGTTCAAGGAGTGTGCAATGA
- a CDS encoding SCO family protein, which translates to MSAVRRGMRSTDWLALALCLWILSSVALAHEGHGQPPAEAPVASEGGTRDARTYFTDTVLQDQNGRSLRFYEDVLKDRVVLLNVIFTHCNDACPLITRKLREVREALGAEAASKVTFISLSSDPQNDTPQVLKAFAEKQGVDSANWLFLTGDKAQMDRVLARLGHLIPSPEQHSTQLIAGDVANKRWSKIRPDAPAQAIAQRLQLLSQPLAGR; encoded by the coding sequence ATGAGTGCCGTCCGACGTGGCATGCGCAGCACCGACTGGCTGGCGCTGGCCCTGTGTTTGTGGATCCTCAGTTCCGTGGCCCTGGCCCATGAAGGGCACGGGCAGCCGCCAGCAGAGGCGCCGGTGGCCAGCGAGGGCGGCACCCGTGATGCCCGCACCTACTTCACCGATACCGTGCTGCAGGACCAGAACGGCCGCAGCTTGCGTTTTTACGAAGATGTGCTCAAGGACCGGGTGGTGCTGCTCAATGTGATTTTCACCCACTGCAACGACGCCTGCCCGCTGATCACCCGCAAGCTGCGCGAAGTGCGCGAGGCCCTGGGGGCGGAGGCTGCCAGCAAGGTCACCTTCATTTCCCTGAGCAGCGACCCGCAGAACGACACGCCGCAAGTGCTCAAGGCCTTTGCCGAAAAACAGGGAGTAGACAGTGCCAACTGGCTGTTCCTGACCGGCGACAAGGCGCAGATGGATCGGGTGCTGGCGCGCCTGGGCCACCTGATTCCCAGCCCCGAGCAACACTCGACGCAACTGATTGCCGGTGACGTGGCCAACAAGCGCTGGAGCAAGATCCGCCCGGACGCCCCGGCGCAAGCCATTGCCCAGCGCCTGCAGCTGCTGTCGCAACCCTTGGCGGGGCGTTGA
- the mnxG gene encoding manganese-oxidizing multicopper oxidase MnxG yields the protein MMTPIKGSVLTSLLIAAATFGWQQVSEAAVRCERNLVANVVALDQPLMFNRLGAQNANGMMFALRRDVVDEHQVSLATGGAAVPGKVSLRPDKRPRPIVLRVAAGDCLTINLQNLLAYQANPNKHGIDHEEENEAEGEENEAGEGNLQGEEHFIADEQVTDRHVGFQVNGMQAVNSIADIAANTGRNGNFLIAPGASRSYTLYAEREGAFAATSQGATFGGEGAAGNVANGLFGQVVVVPKGGRTFRNTLTEEEMRLSSSGRTPTGQPIVDYQARYPQQEPWIREGKAGAPIIAMTDGNEIISSESDAIVMGSNADGSFPASTYPLESIGKRNPAIPNRLEPFRDFAAQFTDEAASTQAFPAYWADPVMGHVLEPTRDSFMINYGSGGMGAEVVANRLGVGPMHDCLSCAYEEFFLSSHTVGDVAMLVDVPANVGLENIRPGQTPSAEQVGVKASMALYPAEPANVNHSYIGDMVKFRNTHNGHEQHIFHLHGHQWLFNPNDDNSDYVDAQGIGPGVGYTYEIANGGSGNRNRVAGDAIYHCHFYPHFAQGMWSMWRVHDVFEEGTRLEVSGQNQNGYHSQPFALRSGKPAAGARALPDGEIVAGTPIPAVVPLPGKAMAPMPGKVAVIPKLAQTLVAENDDDEHEEGDDDAGHDAAPRAVGSLALVDRSEANRNADGSLKNPGFPFWIGGMENTVGQRPPTPPLDMLDPAKAQQLKNSGNALWANLDPAQVGGWDGGLPRHALDGLSAGGEAVVTTTALDFTKAITKAKAVFLPEEGTDVEQAAMSFHAKLEHPSYAVLPGKQTVARNFRTNGAAPTAGAPYYEPCMDDRAKRLTQFSGAGEFNSGERLDGMSFTGSSSFTADRPRIYKGANIQFDAVYNKVGYHFPQARIISLWEDAWAVINKQRPPEPLVMRMNTFDCVMYQHTNLIPSYYEMDDYQVRTPTDVIGQHIHLPKWDLTAADGSANGWNYEDGILSPGTVVERIHAIREFNECRAGDPREGTAQCPVAKAHPFFGRYGRADWMGARTAMQRWFVDPVVNVHNVDRGLGTIFTHDHLGPSTHQQLGLYATVLAEPAGSTWYHAETGELLYNSALREDGGPTSWQAVVKTGDLDGDGRNDSYREFFLEYSDFQHAYEAGVYVGAGPDGIPNAQAYPASADSFRYAINPPVRQKASNLLESVVESRGGLNPGCPSRPCPQAISVDDPGMFVVNYRNEPLALRVYDPNKVAPDGKRGMQADGLGGDLAYAMQTRTDRAIPAMNLSPSAITSAVGPTGGTTLFPPHINVAGAEPGDPFTPMLRTYSGDNVRLRMHAGGHEEEHNVTLHGVKWLQNGSGFGNSSNSGWKSSQMVGISEQLGFMAPVSMISSASSPNGDYLYSLDAAHEGYWNGIWGVMRNYTTSRNDLFALPNNSLPMAARNTVAFDGICPRFTANSNGIGTRPTTQRSYEIVAALANDILGNTLGVSITDPAGAGQHVGGPLKANGGTLVYNSRRTSIPQVTVTDPEDGETFTIGGHSGPLHDPTAILYVRKADLDPGTGKLKPGVPIEPLVLRAAAGECLKVTLENRLPLVMPDLPSTAVMQNVVKRDRQGSEGSTAFNNNLMRPSSHVGLHAQLLAYDITKSDGVNVGQNPVQTVPPRAGNSGAYPSKVYQYYAGHLEREGKPVLQMGRAVDNINTTAIEFGGLNITPADVIKQGQKGLIGAMSILPLGATWSEDGASRASATVQVPGQTTYRDFATLWQRSLNMRWADGRPVEGIATEGNGVPGDPKDNSNMAINYKTEPLWFRFGLAPDAPFGHADGNGWADVPNAHMAYSNALVGGDPQTPVLWAKPGQPLRNHVLMPTGGSRGITYQLDGHLWPLHAYQAEKSDTGGYPMNLPGIGSVRFGYNPQAMYIGAQESVLPAAHFSFMLPSAGGSNAVPGDYLFRDYAAYGNVSGLWGILRVTNETPPATPPAQ from the coding sequence ATGATGACTCCAATCAAAGGCTCAGTCCTGACTTCACTGTTGATCGCCGCCGCCACCTTCGGCTGGCAGCAGGTCAGCGAAGCCGCCGTGCGCTGTGAGCGCAACCTGGTGGCCAATGTGGTGGCGCTGGACCAGCCACTGATGTTCAACCGACTCGGCGCGCAGAACGCCAATGGCATGATGTTCGCCCTGCGCCGCGACGTGGTCGATGAGCACCAGGTGTCGCTGGCCACGGGCGGCGCAGCCGTGCCGGGCAAGGTCAGCCTGCGCCCGGACAAACGCCCGCGGCCGATCGTGCTGCGGGTGGCGGCGGGTGACTGCCTGACCATCAACTTGCAGAACCTGCTGGCCTACCAGGCCAACCCGAACAAGCACGGCATCGATCACGAAGAAGAAAACGAGGCCGAAGGCGAGGAAAACGAAGCCGGCGAGGGCAACCTGCAGGGTGAAGAGCACTTTATCGCCGACGAGCAGGTCACCGACCGCCATGTCGGCTTTCAGGTCAACGGCATGCAGGCGGTCAACAGCATCGCCGACATCGCCGCCAACACCGGGCGCAATGGCAACTTCCTGATCGCCCCCGGCGCCAGCCGCTCCTACACCTTGTATGCCGAGCGCGAAGGAGCTTTCGCCGCCACCAGCCAGGGCGCAACCTTCGGCGGTGAAGGTGCGGCCGGTAACGTCGCCAACGGCCTGTTCGGCCAGGTGGTGGTGGTCCCCAAAGGTGGGCGAACCTTCCGTAATACCCTGACCGAAGAAGAAATGCGCCTGAGCAGCAGCGGCCGCACCCCCACCGGCCAGCCGATCGTCGATTACCAGGCCCGCTACCCGCAGCAAGAACCGTGGATCCGCGAAGGCAAGGCCGGCGCGCCGATCATTGCCATGACCGACGGCAACGAGATCATTTCCAGCGAATCCGACGCCATTGTCATGGGCTCCAACGCCGACGGCAGCTTCCCGGCCTCGACCTACCCGCTGGAAAGCATCGGCAAGCGCAACCCGGCGATACCCAACCGCCTGGAGCCGTTCCGCGATTTTGCCGCGCAGTTCACCGATGAAGCCGCCTCCACCCAGGCCTTCCCCGCTTATTGGGCAGACCCGGTGATGGGCCATGTGCTGGAGCCGACCCGCGATTCGTTCATGATCAATTATGGCTCCGGCGGCATGGGCGCGGAGGTGGTGGCCAACCGCCTGGGCGTGGGCCCCATGCACGACTGCCTGTCGTGCGCCTATGAAGAGTTCTTCTTGAGTTCGCACACTGTGGGCGACGTGGCGATGCTGGTGGACGTGCCGGCCAACGTCGGCCTTGAGAACATCCGCCCCGGCCAGACTCCGAGCGCCGAGCAGGTCGGGGTCAAGGCCAGCATGGCCCTGTACCCGGCGGAACCGGCCAACGTCAACCACAGCTACATCGGTGACATGGTCAAGTTCCGCAACACCCACAACGGCCACGAGCAGCACATCTTCCACCTGCATGGTCACCAATGGCTGTTCAACCCCAATGACGACAACTCCGACTATGTCGATGCCCAGGGCATCGGCCCGGGCGTGGGCTACACCTACGAAATCGCCAACGGCGGCTCGGGCAACCGCAACCGGGTGGCAGGCGATGCGATCTATCACTGCCACTTCTACCCGCATTTTGCCCAGGGCATGTGGAGCATGTGGCGGGTCCACGATGTGTTCGAAGAAGGCACCCGCCTGGAGGTCTCCGGGCAGAACCAGAACGGCTATCACAGCCAGCCGTTTGCCCTGCGCAGCGGCAAACCGGCCGCTGGCGCCCGGGCCTTGCCGGACGGCGAGATTGTCGCCGGTACACCGATTCCCGCCGTGGTGCCGTTGCCCGGCAAGGCCATGGCGCCGATGCCAGGCAAGGTCGCGGTGATTCCGAAACTTGCGCAAACCCTGGTTGCTGAAAACGATGACGACGAGCATGAGGAGGGCGATGACGATGCAGGTCACGATGCCGCGCCGCGTGCTGTTGGCTCCCTGGCCCTGGTCGATCGCAGCGAAGCCAACCGCAACGCCGACGGCAGCCTGAAGAACCCGGGCTTTCCGTTCTGGATCGGCGGTATGGAAAACACCGTGGGCCAACGCCCACCAACCCCACCCCTGGACATGCTCGACCCGGCCAAGGCGCAACAGCTGAAAAACTCCGGCAACGCCCTGTGGGCCAACCTCGACCCGGCCCAGGTCGGTGGCTGGGACGGCGGCTTGCCGCGCCACGCCCTGGATGGCCTGTCTGCTGGTGGCGAAGCTGTGGTAACCACCACTGCGCTGGACTTCACCAAGGCGATCACCAAGGCCAAGGCCGTGTTTCTGCCCGAGGAGGGCACCGACGTCGAGCAGGCGGCCATGAGCTTTCATGCCAAGCTGGAACACCCAAGCTACGCCGTGCTGCCCGGCAAACAGACAGTGGCGCGCAACTTCCGCACCAACGGCGCCGCACCCACCGCCGGTGCGCCGTACTACGAGCCGTGCATGGATGACCGCGCCAAGCGCCTGACCCAGTTCTCTGGTGCCGGGGAGTTCAACAGCGGCGAGCGCCTGGACGGCATGAGCTTTACCGGCAGCTCGAGCTTCACCGCCGACCGCCCGCGTATCTACAAAGGCGCCAACATCCAGTTCGACGCGGTGTACAACAAGGTCGGCTACCACTTCCCGCAAGCGCGGATCATCAGCCTCTGGGAGGACGCCTGGGCAGTGATCAACAAGCAGCGCCCACCGGAGCCGCTGGTGATGCGCATGAACACCTTCGACTGCGTGATGTACCAGCACACCAACCTGATCCCCTCGTACTACGAGATGGATGACTACCAGGTGCGCACGCCGACCGATGTCATCGGCCAGCATATCCACCTGCCCAAATGGGACCTGACTGCCGCCGACGGCTCGGCCAACGGCTGGAACTACGAAGACGGCATTCTTTCCCCCGGCACCGTGGTCGAGCGCATCCATGCGATTCGCGAGTTCAATGAATGCCGCGCCGGTGACCCCCGCGAAGGTACGGCCCAGTGCCCGGTGGCCAAGGCGCACCCGTTCTTCGGCCGCTACGGGCGGGCCGACTGGATGGGCGCGCGCACGGCCATGCAGCGCTGGTTCGTCGACCCGGTGGTCAACGTGCACAACGTCGACCGTGGCCTGGGCACCATCTTCACCCACGACCACCTCGGCCCATCGACTCACCAGCAACTGGGCCTGTATGCCACCGTACTGGCAGAACCGGCCGGCTCCACCTGGTACCACGCCGAAACCGGCGAGCTGCTGTACAACAGCGCCTTGCGTGAAGACGGCGGGCCGACCTCGTGGCAGGCGGTGGTGAAAACCGGCGACCTCGACGGTGACGGGCGCAACGACAGCTATCGCGAATTCTTCCTTGAGTACAGCGACTTCCAGCACGCCTATGAAGCCGGGGTGTATGTCGGTGCAGGCCCGGACGGCATCCCCAATGCCCAGGCCTACCCGGCCAGCGCCGACAGCTTCCGCTATGCGATCAATCCGCCTGTGCGGCAGAAAGCTTCGAACCTGCTGGAATCGGTGGTCGAGTCGCGCGGCGGTCTCAACCCGGGCTGCCCGAGCCGGCCGTGCCCGCAGGCGATCTCGGTGGATGACCCGGGCATGTTCGTCGTCAACTACCGCAACGAGCCTCTGGCCCTGCGTGTCTACGACCCCAACAAAGTGGCGCCGGATGGCAAGCGCGGCATGCAGGCCGACGGCCTGGGCGGTGACCTGGCTTATGCCATGCAAACCCGTACCGACCGCGCCATCCCGGCGATGAACCTGTCACCTTCGGCCATCACCTCGGCGGTCGGTCCCACCGGTGGCACCACGCTGTTCCCGCCGCACATCAACGTCGCCGGGGCAGAGCCGGGCGACCCGTTCACACCGATGCTGCGCACCTACTCCGGTGACAACGTGCGCCTGCGCATGCATGCCGGTGGCCATGAAGAGGAACACAACGTGACCCTGCACGGCGTCAAGTGGTTGCAGAATGGTTCGGGCTTCGGCAACAGCTCCAACTCCGGGTGGAAGTCCTCGCAGATGGTGGGGATCTCCGAACAGCTGGGGTTCATGGCGCCGGTGTCGATGATCTCCAGTGCGTCCTCGCCCAACGGTGATTATCTGTACTCGCTGGACGCGGCCCATGAAGGCTACTGGAACGGCATCTGGGGGGTCATGCGCAACTACACCACCAGCCGCAACGACCTGTTCGCGCTGCCCAACAACAGCCTACCGATGGCCGCACGCAATACCGTGGCCTTCGATGGCATCTGCCCACGCTTTACCGCCAACAGCAACGGTATCGGCACCCGGCCAACCACCCAGCGCAGCTACGAAATCGTCGCGGCGCTGGCCAACGATATCCTCGGCAACACCCTGGGGGTGAGCATCACCGACCCGGCCGGTGCCGGCCAGCATGTCGGCGGGCCGCTCAAGGCCAACGGCGGTACCCTGGTCTACAACAGCCGGCGCACCAGCATCCCACAGGTGACGGTGACCGACCCCGAAGACGGTGAAACCTTCACCATTGGCGGCCACAGCGGGCCGCTGCACGACCCGACCGCGATCCTCTACGTGCGCAAGGCCGACCTCGACCCAGGCACCGGCAAGCTCAAGCCCGGCGTGCCGATCGAGCCGCTGGTACTGCGCGCCGCCGCCGGCGAGTGCCTGAAAGTCACCCTGGAGAACCGCCTGCCCCTGGTGATGCCGGACCTGCCCAGCACGGCGGTGATGCAGAACGTGGTCAAGCGCGACCGCCAGGGCAGCGAAGGCTCCACCGCCTTCAACAACAACCTGATGCGCCCCTCCAGTCATGTCGGCCTGCATGCGCAACTGCTGGCCTATGACATCACCAAGTCGGACGGTGTCAACGTCGGCCAGAACCCGGTGCAGACCGTGCCGCCGCGCGCGGGCAACAGCGGCGCCTACCCAAGCAAGGTCTACCAGTACTACGCCGGGCACCTGGAGCGCGAAGGCAAGCCGGTGCTGCAAATGGGCCGGGCGGTGGACAACATCAACACCACCGCCATCGAGTTCGGCGGCCTTAACATCACCCCGGCCGATGTCATCAAGCAGGGGCAGAAGGGCCTGATCGGCGCCATGAGTATCCTGCCGCTGGGCGCCACCTGGAGCGAAGACGGCGCCAGCCGCGCCTCGGCCACGGTGCAGGTGCCGGGGCAAACCACTTACCGTGACTTCGCCACCCTCTGGCAGCGTTCGCTCAACATGCGTTGGGCCGATGGCCGGCCGGTGGAAGGCATTGCCACCGAAGGCAACGGCGTGCCAGGTGATCCGAAGGACAACTCGAACATGGCCATCAACTACAAGACCGAACCGCTGTGGTTCCGCTTCGGCCTGGCCCCGGATGCGCCGTTCGGCCATGCCGATGGCAACGGCTGGGCGGATGTGCCCAACGCCCACATGGCCTACAGCAATGCCCTGGTCGGCGGCGACCCGCAAACCCCGGTGCTTTGGGCCAAGCCTGGCCAGCCGCTGCGCAACCATGTGCTGATGCCCACCGGCGGCAGCCGCGGCATCACCTACCAGCTTGACGGACACCTGTGGCCGCTGCATGCCTACCAGGCCGAGAAGTCCGATACCGGTGGCTATCCCATGAACCTGCCCGGTATCGGTTCGGTGCGCTTTGGCTACAACCCGCAGGCCATGTACATCGGCGCCCAGGAGAGCGTGCTGCCGGCGGCGCACTTCAGCTTCATGCTGCCCAGCGCCGGTGGCAGCAATGCGGTGCCGGGTGACTACCTGTTCCGCGACTACGCCGCCTACGGCAACGTCTCCGGTCTGTGGGGGATCCTGCGGGTGACCAACGAAACACCACCGGCCACGCCGCCGGCGCAGTAA
- a CDS encoding cytochrome c/ABC transporter substrate-binding protein, protein MPAHLRIGLLLSVLVTSTLACALDLSPQEQAGKRLYREGLSSSDAQVSARVGAADMLVPASVVPCASCHGNDGLGRAEGGVRPPSLNWQRLAGGQGARQVNGRRYPAYSEGLVARAIQEGRDPAGNRLDPAMPRFVLSMADQRNLTAYLKRLADDRDPGLEEQTLRLGTLLPTRGALAEPARVVAAVLNDRLAQINRQGGIHGRTLQLVNLDPGIDQASAEQALGQLIDQERVFALVAPMAPALDASLIARLEQARLPMIGAAPQLSSSPQVFDPLPGLREQLLSLADYAQGSLSLQQAQVSIVYADASFAALAATLRQALLERGWSNVSVAPFEQQAVPGQALFYLGKASGFSRLTEALQQSGRTPYLFAVSSQVASELLLVPQDWSRRVFLAYPFIPSDWTPQGREALTAMRQRQGLDGRQGVLQVSTWCAVQLLEEALKRAGRDASREKLTLALEGLHDVQTGLTPALGFGPGRRQGLNGAHVVTVEMPGPVFYPVAAYQSVVETRSP, encoded by the coding sequence ATGCCCGCGCACCTGCGCATCGGCCTGCTGTTGAGCGTGCTGGTGACCAGCACCTTGGCCTGCGCCCTCGACCTCAGCCCTCAGGAACAGGCCGGCAAACGCCTGTACCGCGAAGGCCTGTCGAGCAGCGATGCCCAGGTGTCGGCGCGGGTCGGCGCCGCCGACATGCTGGTGCCGGCCAGTGTCGTGCCCTGCGCCAGTTGTCACGGTAACGATGGCCTGGGCCGGGCCGAAGGCGGGGTGCGCCCGCCGTCGCTGAACTGGCAACGCCTGGCCGGCGGGCAGGGTGCGCGACAGGTCAATGGTCGCCGCTACCCGGCCTATTCCGAGGGTCTTGTGGCCCGCGCGATTCAGGAGGGGCGCGACCCGGCCGGCAATCGCCTGGATCCTGCGATGCCGCGCTTTGTCCTGAGCATGGCCGATCAGCGCAACCTGACGGCTTACCTCAAACGCCTGGCCGATGACCGCGACCCGGGCCTGGAAGAACAGACCCTGCGCCTGGGGACCTTGCTGCCGACCCGCGGCGCGCTGGCCGAACCTGCGCGGGTGGTGGCGGCGGTGCTGAACGATCGCCTGGCGCAGATCAACCGCCAAGGTGGCATTCATGGCCGCACCTTGCAGTTGGTCAACCTCGACCCCGGGATTGATCAGGCCAGTGCCGAGCAGGCGCTGGGCCAATTGATTGACCAGGAGCGGGTGTTCGCCCTGGTCGCGCCGATGGCGCCGGCCCTGGATGCCAGCCTGATAGCCCGCCTGGAGCAGGCGCGCCTGCCCATGATCGGCGCAGCCCCACAGTTGTCCAGCAGCCCCCAGGTGTTCGACCCGTTGCCCGGTTTACGCGAGCAACTGCTCAGCCTGGCCGACTACGCCCAAGGCAGCCTGTCGTTGCAGCAGGCCCAGGTCAGCATCGTTTATGCCGACGCCAGTTTTGCCGCCCTGGCGGCCACCCTGCGTCAGGCGCTGCTTGAGCGTGGCTGGAGCAACGTCAGCGTCGCGCCGTTCGAGCAGCAGGCCGTACCGGGGCAGGCGCTTTTCTACCTCGGCAAAGCATCGGGTTTCAGCCGGCTGACCGAGGCCCTGCAACAGTCCGGACGCACGCCCTACCTGTTTGCGGTATCGAGCCAGGTCGCCAGCGAGCTGTTATTGGTGCCGCAAGACTGGTCGCGGCGGGTATTTCTTGCCTATCCGTTCATTCCCAGTGACTGGACGCCGCAAGGGCGCGAAGCGCTCACTGCGATGCGCCAGCGCCAGGGCCTGGATGGCCGTCAGGGCGTGTTGCAGGTCAGTACCTGGTGCGCGGTGCAACTGCTCGAAGAAGCGCTCAAACGCGCCGGGCGTGATGCCAGCCGCGAGAAACTGACCCTGGCCCTGGAAGGCCTGCATGATGTGCAAACCGGCCTGACCCCGGCCCTGGGCTTTGGCCCCGGACGGCGCCAGGGCTTGAACGGCGCGCATGTGGTCACCGTTGAAATGCCCGGCCCGGTGTTCTACCCGGTTGCCGCCTACCAGAGCGTTGTTGAAACGAGGTCGCCATGA
- a CDS encoding SCO family protein, which yields MKLLDRCRLFSLCLLAASLGTALAHNGVDHSAHGAPAAHQEKTSVRFADVSLLDQNGMPVRLEKDLVADHLVVMGFIYTSCTTVCPVVSSIMAKVQKQLGGRVGSEVQMVSISVDPQRDDPKRLLGYAQTFQNGPGWSWLTGTPYAINETLKGLGSFSADLGQHPPLILVGDGHSGHWTRFYGFTDPQSLISEIDRLSARRVHAKHTAIAQEVQP from the coding sequence ATGAAACTGCTCGATCGCTGCAGACTGTTCAGCCTCTGCCTGCTCGCCGCAAGCCTGGGCACCGCCCTGGCCCATAACGGTGTCGACCACAGCGCCCATGGTGCGCCGGCGGCCCATCAGGAAAAAACCTCGGTGCGTTTTGCCGATGTCTCGCTGCTTGACCAGAACGGCATGCCGGTCCGCCTGGAAAAGGACCTGGTGGCCGACCACCTGGTGGTCATGGGCTTTATCTACACCAGCTGCACCACGGTGTGCCCGGTGGTGTCGTCGATCATGGCCAAGGTACAGAAGCAGCTGGGTGGCCGGGTCGGCAGCGAGGTGCAGATGGTGTCGATCAGCGTCGACCCCCAGCGCGATGACCCCAAGCGCCTGCTGGGCTACGCGCAGACGTTCCAGAACGGCCCCGGCTGGAGCTGGCTGACCGGCACCCCGTATGCGATCAATGAAACCCTCAAGGGCCTGGGCAGCTTCAGTGCCGACCTTGGCCAGCATCCGCCGCTGATCCTGGTCGGTGATGGCCACAGCGGCCACTGGACGCGTTTTTACGGCTTTACCGACCCGCAATCGCTGATCAGCGAAATCGATCGCCTCAGCGCCCGCCGGGTGCACGCCAAGCACACTGCCATTGCCCAGGAGGTGCAACCATGA